From Aphelocoma coerulescens isolate FSJ_1873_10779 chromosome 15, UR_Acoe_1.0, whole genome shotgun sequence, one genomic window encodes:
- the DEPDC5 gene encoding GATOR1 complex protein DEPDC5 isoform X12, translating to MRTNKVYKLVIHKKGFGGSDDELVVNPKVFLQIKLGDVVEIAHPNDEYSPLLLQVKSLKEDLQKETISVDQTVAQVFRLRPYQDVHVNVVDPKEVTLDLVELTFKDQYIGRGDMWRLKKSLVSTCAYVTQKVEFAGIRAQAGELWVKSEKVTCGYISEDTRVVFRSTSAMVYIFIQMSCEMWDFDIYGDLYFEKAVNGFLADLFTKWKEKNCSHEVTVVLFSRTFYEAKSIDEFPETHRASIRQDHEGRFYEDFYKVVVQNERREEWTSLLVTIKKLFIQYPVLVRLEQAEGFPPGYNSTSAQGNYLEAINLSFNVFDKHYINRNFDRTGQMSVVITPGVGVFEVDRLLMILTKQRMIDNGIGVDLVCMGEQPLHAVPLFKLHNRCGPGDSRMGDDYNIPHWINHSFYTSKSQLLCNSFTPRIKLAGRKPLTEKAKNNRDASLGAPKDAENALPIQVDYDGYDAQVFRLPGPSRAQRCTNFRSVRERESRTRKSSSSYDVSCSPSLQSRMLPPEEVRSQASDDSSLGKISNILMIPRPHLHQCEVSSSLGYTSTRDFLENTLESQQRDSSAPGRFHVGSAESMLHIRPGGYAPQRALINPFAPSRMPMKLTSNRRRWMHTFPVGPSGEAIQIHHQTRQNMAEMQGSGQQDLTHSSAELLELAYHEATGRHVSSRHPGDSGSFLSFGGAEEYGNGLGAGPGAGGVALSCYPLEREKTCLYFQLKISSIFLNLPRHLN from the exons TCCCCTGCTTCTACAAGTGAAATCACTTAAGGAAGATTTGCAGAAAG AAACGATAAGTGTGGATCAGACAGTTGCACAAGTGTTCCGCCTGCGGCCGTACCAGGATGTCCATGTCAATGTTGTTGACCCAAAG GAGGTGACCTTGGACTTGGTGGAGCTGACATTTAAAGATCAGTATATTGGGCGTGGAGATATGTGGCGACTGAAGAAGAGTTTG GTCAGCACGTGTGCATATGTCACCCAAAAAGTCGAATTTGCAGGTATCAG GGCCCAGGCAGGTGAACTGTGGGTAAAGAGTGAGAAAGTCACTTGTGGATACATCAGTGAGGACACCCGG GTGGTCTTCCGCTCCACTTCTGCCATGGTTTATATTTTTATCCAGatgagctgtgaaatgtggGATTTTGATATTTATG ggGATCTATACTTTGAGAAAGCTGTGAATGGTTTCCTTGCTGACCTCTTCACAAAATGGAAG GAGAAGAATTGCAGCCATGAAGTGACAGTGGTTCTATTTTCAAGAACATTTTATGAAGCAAAATCTATAG aTGAATTTCCTGAAACACATCGTGCATCAATTCGGCAGGATCATGAGGGAAGATTTTATGAAGATTTTTACAA AGTCGTAGTTCAGAATGAGAGGCGGGAAGAGTGGACCTCGTTGCTTGTGACCATTAAAAAGCTTTTCATCCAGTATCCTGTGTTGGTACGACTCGAGCAAGCAG AGGGCTTTCCTCCAGGTTACAATTCTACCTCAGCACAAGGGAACTACCTGGAGGCTATAAATCTTTCATTCAATG TGTTTGACAAGCATTACATCAACCGGAACTTTGACCGCACCGGGCAGATGTCGGTGGTGATCACCCCCGGGGTGGGGGTGTTCGAGGTGGATCGGCTCCTCATGATCCTGACCAAGCAGCGGATGATTGACAATG GGATAGGTGTGGATTTGGTGTGCATGGGAGAGCAACCCTTGCATGCTGTACCGCTCTTTAAG CTCCATAATCGCTGTGGCCCTGGTGACTCACGAATGGGTGATGACTACAATATTCCACACTGGATAAATCATAG tttctaTACATCCAAAAGCCAACTCTTGTGTAACAGCTTCACTCCACGGATCAAGCTGGCAGGAAGGAAG CCATTGacggaaaaagcaaaaaataatcGTGATGCCT cattaGGAGCACCAAAGGATGCTGAGAATGCCTTGCCTATCCAGGTAGATTACGATGGCTATGATGCCCAAGTGTTCCGACTGCCAGGCccatccagagcccagcgctgTACCAATTTCAG GTCtgtgagggagagggaaagccGCACGAGGAAGAGCTCCAGCTCGTACGATGTCTCGTGCAGCCCCTCCCTGCAGAGCCGCATGCTGCCCCCGGAAGAGGTGAGGAGCCAGGCTTCTGATGACAGTTCTCTGGGCAAGATCTCCAACATCCTGATGATCCCGCGGCCTCACCTGCACCAGTGTGAAgtcagcagctccttgggctaTACCAGCACCAGAG ATTTCCTTGAGAACACGCTGGAGTCGCAGCAGCGTGACTCCAGCGCTCCGGGGAGGTTCCATGTGGGCAGTGCTGAGTCCATGCTGCACATCCGCCCGGGGGGATACGCACCCCAGCGCGCGCTCATCAACCCCTTCGCCCCATCCCGCATGCCCATGAAGCTGACGTCGAACCGCAGGCGCTGGATGCACACCTTCCCTGTGG GTCCCTCAGGAGAAGCTATCCAGATCCATCATCAAACCCGCCAGAATATGGCAGAAATGCAGGGCAGTGGGCAGCAGGATTTGACACATTCATCtgcggagctgctggagctggcttACCATGAGGCAACTGGCAG GCACGTCAGCTCTCGGCATCCAGGGGACagtggctccttcctgagctTCGGCGGGGCAGAGGAGTACGGGAACGGGCTGGGGGCTGGCCCCGGTGCAG gtgGGGTTGCCTTAAGCTGTTACCCTTTAGAGCGAGAGAAGACATGTCTGTACTTTCAGTTGAAGATTAGCTCTATCTTCCTTAACTTACCTAGACACCTGAATTAG